The Chloroherpetonaceae bacterium genome includes a window with the following:
- a CDS encoding PAS domain-containing protein: MLTKDLHTNHENGNGHYTEASTATHYAATQAELERRLRPSEETFRKMVNTVPSMIYQILFRPDGTIVYPFVSEGSKAIYGIEPERIMQDASLITRMWHPDDVGEYMRRVEECRRTLQPFDMECRIVMPDGQIKWLHVRSQPELQPDGGLLFYGVRMDITAQKEAEARLRLQQEQLNAAVDLAKLAFWEGDLQKQCFFFNEQCYALLGTSVAREGKYEISIEDYLSRFVLPEDVPASVQHLQAILASPTLNRGEATYRIRRADDGTIRYIKVIYHVERNADSVPVRLFGPMQDITDIKEAEEKLRKSEEIFRKTVNTVPSVIYQLKFNPDGTYSYPFMSENCKALYEVSAEEAMRDATILTKMWHPDDVEAYWRQIRRTLEHLVPLDITMRIITPSGKTKWVRVNSNPEKQADGSIVLYGVRTEITEQKQREQLVAKIQTVQQNISTRPEFYNGDFDSAVAVLTEQLCDAISVGQAGVWFVDDEMTKIVSVDVFHQPTRTHSKGTELFAKDFPNYFAALRSERNIVATDAHRHPATAEFSDVYLTPQGIGAMLDVPIRYNGQVLGVICLEHLGGTREWTGEEINFALYVADMVSLAMQSRERKEAEAKLRQQQAQMNAAADLAQLAFWESDLRTQVSTLNDRCYALLGTSAEQEGGYQMSVQRFFERFVLPEDALETMQRFQAVLSSPTALRGDATYRIRRADNGRIRYIKVIYDIERDANGTPIRVFGPMQDITDIKETEEKLRKSEENFRKTVNAVPGMIYQFALLPDGTIQMPYVSEGCRDIFGLEPEAIMQNPSLLFAMMEPDDVAASQVAVAESAANMSPFLYETCFTLPTGKRIWTRFQGKPTKREDGAILWYGICVDITQLKTLEAELQARIKEIQETQKHLIQSEKMSALGQMVAGIAHELNTPIGYASNNVALIRDRFKNISALLRKAIEAQDCVYNGQLEEAFTKMQEVSHSPNGTIAELDETIRRTDRLFNGVMLGFEQMANLVRSMRNFSRLDEAEMKKADINEGVRSCLLMIGHQLKDKNIELTTEYGDIPMVDCFPAQLNQVFLNLIQNAIHAVEERPEGKVHVSTGLEDGYVVVKVSDNGKGIPKHIQSKIFDPFFTTKPVGKGTGLGLSICYSIVQKHNGKLYFETEEGVGTTFFVKIPAVEFLETKS; this comes from the coding sequence ATGTTGACCAAAGACCTGCACACGAACCACGAAAATGGAAATGGGCATTACACAGAAGCCAGCACCGCCACCCACTACGCTGCCACGCAAGCTGAACTGGAACGCCGATTGCGCCCAAGTGAAGAGACCTTTCGCAAGATGGTGAACACCGTGCCCAGTATGATTTATCAGATTCTCTTTCGTCCCGATGGCACAATTGTCTATCCATTTGTCAGCGAAGGCAGCAAAGCCATCTATGGCATTGAGCCAGAACGCATTATGCAAGATGCGTCGCTGATTACGCGCATGTGGCACCCTGATGATGTCGGCGAGTATATGCGCCGTGTTGAGGAATGCCGTCGCACTTTGCAGCCTTTTGATATGGAATGTCGCATTGTGATGCCTGACGGTCAAATCAAGTGGCTACATGTGCGCTCGCAGCCAGAACTGCAGCCAGATGGCGGTCTACTCTTCTACGGCGTGCGCATGGACATCACGGCGCAAAAAGAAGCTGAAGCCCGACTGCGCTTGCAGCAAGAGCAACTCAATGCCGCCGTCGATCTGGCAAAGCTGGCATTCTGGGAAGGGGATTTGCAGAAGCAGTGCTTTTTCTTCAACGAACAATGCTATGCGCTTCTGGGCACCAGCGTTGCACGCGAAGGCAAATACGAAATTTCAATCGAGGATTACCTCTCACGCTTTGTTCTGCCCGAAGATGTGCCTGCTTCGGTGCAGCACCTGCAAGCCATTTTAGCTTCGCCCACACTGAATCGTGGTGAAGCAACCTATCGCATTCGTCGGGCTGACGACGGCACGATTCGCTACATTAAGGTCATCTACCACGTGGAGCGCAACGCGGACAGCGTGCCTGTTCGCCTCTTCGGCCCGATGCAGGACATCACCGACATCAAAGAAGCCGAAGAAAAACTGCGCAAGAGCGAAGAAATCTTCCGAAAAACCGTCAACACTGTGCCCAGTGTCATTTACCAATTAAAGTTTAATCCTGATGGCACATACTCCTATCCGTTTATGAGTGAAAATTGCAAAGCGCTCTACGAAGTTAGCGCAGAAGAAGCGATGCGTGATGCCACAATTCTGACCAAAATGTGGCACCCCGACGATGTAGAAGCATACTGGCGACAAATTCGCCGCACATTAGAGCATCTTGTGCCACTAGATATTACAATGCGCATCATCACGCCTTCTGGAAAGACCAAGTGGGTGCGTGTCAACTCCAATCCAGAAAAGCAAGCGGACGGCAGCATTGTTCTCTATGGTGTGCGCACTGAGATTACCGAGCAAAAGCAGCGCGAGCAGCTTGTTGCCAAAATCCAAACCGTTCAACAGAATATCTCGACGCGCCCCGAGTTTTACAATGGTGATTTTGATAGCGCTGTTGCCGTGCTAACCGAACAACTTTGCGATGCAATTAGTGTAGGCCAAGCAGGAGTGTGGTTTGTCGATGACGAAATGACTAAAATTGTGTCAGTTGATGTCTTCCATCAGCCTACACGGACGCACTCCAAAGGCACAGAGCTTTTTGCCAAAGACTTTCCAAATTACTTTGCGGCGCTGCGGTCGGAACGCAACATTGTTGCAACCGATGCACACCGTCATCCTGCCACGGCTGAGTTTTCAGATGTCTATCTGACCCCGCAAGGCATCGGGGCTATGCTTGATGTGCCTATCCGTTACAACGGCCAGGTCTTAGGCGTGATTTGTTTGGAGCATCTTGGCGGCACACGTGAGTGGACGGGCGAAGAAATCAACTTTGCGCTGTATGTGGCGGATATGGTTTCACTTGCCATGCAATCGCGTGAGCGCAAAGAAGCCGAAGCGAAACTGCGACAGCAGCAGGCGCAGATGAACGCCGCCGCCGACCTTGCTCAGCTGGCTTTCTGGGAAAGCGATTTGCGCACACAGGTCTCTACCCTGAACGACCGCTGCTACGCTCTGTTGGGCACAAGTGCAGAGCAAGAAGGGGGATATCAGATGAGTGTGCAAAGGTTCTTTGAGCGCTTCGTGTTGCCAGAAGACGCACTGGAAACGATGCAGCGTTTCCAAGCCGTCCTGTCTTCACCCACCGCCTTGCGTGGTGATGCCACTTATCGCATTCGTCGGGCTGACAACGGGCGCATTCGCTACATCAAGGTTATCTACGATATTGAGCGAGATGCCAACGGCACACCGATTCGCGTGTTCGGCCCGATGCAGGACATCACCGACATTAAAGAAACCGAAGAAAAACTGCGCAAGAGCGAAGAAAACTTCCGCAAGACGGTGAATGCCGTGCCCGGAATGATTTACCAGTTTGCACTTCTGCCTGATGGGACTATTCAGATGCCATATGTTAGCGAAGGCTGCCGCGACATTTTTGGATTGGAACCCGAAGCAATTATGCAAAACCCATCACTACTTTTTGCAATGATGGAGCCTGATGATGTTGCCGCTTCGCAAGTTGCTGTAGCAGAATCTGCTGCTAATATGTCACCGTTCCTATACGAGACGTGCTTTACGCTGCCCACTGGCAAACGCATTTGGACGCGTTTTCAAGGCAAGCCAACGAAGCGTGAAGATGGGGCAATCCTTTGGTATGGGATCTGTGTAGATATCACACAGCTTAAAACATTGGAAGCTGAGCTGCAGGCGCGCATCAAGGAAATCCAAGAGACACAAAAGCATCTCATTCAATCGGAAAAGATGTCGGCACTGGGGCAAATGGTCGCTGGTATTGCACACGAACTTAATACCCCAATCGGCTACGCCTCCAACAATGTGGCACTTATTCGCGACCGCTTCAAGAATATCTCTGCGCTGCTTCGCAAAGCGATCGAAGCACAGGATTGTGTCTATAACGGTCAGCTCGAGGAAGCCTTTACAAAAATGCAGGAGGTCAGCCATTCGCCAAACGGCACGATAGCGGAACTCGACGAGACCATTCGCCGCACGGATCGCCTCTTTAACGGTGTGATGCTGGGCTTTGAGCAGATGGCAAACCTTGTTCGGAGCATGCGCAACTTCTCACGCCTCGATGAAGCTGAAATGAAAAAAGCTGATATCAATGAAGGAGTGCGTAGCTGTCTCTTAATGATTGGGCATCAGTTGAAAGACAAAAATATTGAGCTGACTACGGAATATGGCGACATTCCAATGGTTGATTGCTTCCCTGCGCAGCTCAACCAAGTGTTTTTGAACTTGATTCAAAATGCCATTCACGCTGTCGAGGAAAGGCCTGAAGGCAAAGTGCACGTGTCAACTGGTCTTGAAGATGGTTATGTTGTCGTCAAGGTTAGTGACAATGGCAAGGGCATTCCCAAGCACATCCAATCCAAGATTTTTGACCCGTTCTTTACGACAAAGCCTGTTGGCAAAGGCACAGGTCTCGGCCTTTCGATTTGCTACTCTATCGTGCAAAAGCACAATGGCAAGCTATATTTTGAGACTGAAGAAGGCGTTGGCACCACCTTCTTTGTGAAAATTCCCGCTGTGGAATTTTTGGAAACGAAAAGTTAA
- a CDS encoding response regulator, whose translation MMQSSKKLKVLFVDDEPMILEGLAQLFDTTYDVHTVCCGQEAIEYVRQHPDIAIVVSDQRMPGLKGIDVLKAIKEISPDTIRILLTGFADADAILDSVNVGEVFRYVKKPWKPDELTAIVSLAAATYLSRKKVKEAKEAAKKSEPVASPEALESSSVQSLAMQELQKQRSIEEKFFDRLTQAAPGNVEQAFQSPSGKPKILVVDDEQGVLTALTQLLSDSYEVFTARSADEAMALLKQDSFMTLLLTDQRMPKKTGTDFLIESREIAPLVPKILITAYTDVEDIIRLINEGQIYRYIQKPWHPEKLRETIAEAIDLYLYQVKSKLEESSSNGTSHHSDKAAQDSKPALNPNNTLSALAALSQMAKQKSQA comes from the coding sequence ATGATGCAATCATCCAAGAAACTTAAAGTGCTCTTCGTTGATGATGAGCCAATGATTCTCGAGGGGCTAGCGCAGCTCTTTGACACCACCTACGATGTGCACACAGTCTGCTGCGGTCAAGAAGCAATTGAGTATGTGCGGCAGCATCCCGATATTGCAATCGTGGTGAGCGACCAGCGAATGCCCGGCCTCAAAGGCATTGATGTGCTCAAAGCCATCAAGGAAATCTCCCCAGACACGATTCGCATCTTGCTGACAGGTTTTGCTGATGCTGATGCAATTTTGGATTCGGTTAATGTGGGTGAAGTGTTCCGCTATGTCAAAAAGCCTTGGAAACCTGATGAACTGACGGCGATTGTCTCACTGGCAGCCGCAACTTACCTTAGTCGCAAAAAGGTCAAAGAAGCAAAGGAAGCGGCTAAAAAGTCAGAACCCGTTGCCTCTCCCGAAGCACTTGAATCGAGCTCTGTGCAAAGCCTCGCTATGCAAGAATTGCAAAAGCAGCGCAGCATTGAGGAGAAGTTCTTCGACCGACTTACGCAAGCTGCTCCAGGCAATGTTGAGCAAGCCTTTCAAAGCCCCAGCGGTAAGCCCAAGATTTTGGTCGTCGATGATGAGCAAGGTGTGCTGACTGCGCTTACGCAATTGCTCTCTGATTCTTATGAAGTTTTTACGGCTCGCTCAGCCGATGAAGCGATGGCGCTCTTAAAGCAAGACTCTTTTATGACGCTGCTTCTCACTGACCAGCGTATGCCGAAGAAGACCGGCACAGACTTTCTCATTGAATCCAGAGAGATTGCGCCGCTTGTGCCTAAGATTCTCATCACGGCATACACTGATGTTGAAGACATCATCCGCCTTATCAACGAGGGACAAATCTATCGCTACATTCAGAAGCCATGGCATCCTGAAAAACTGCGCGAAACGATTGCTGAAGCAATTGACCTCTATCTCTATCAGGTAAAATCTAAGTTAGAAGAAAGCAGCAGCAATGGCACTTCACATCATTCAGATAAAGCTGCGCAAGACAGCAAGCCTGCGCTGAACCCCAACAATACACTCAGCGCGCTGGCTGCCCTTAGCCAGATGGCCAAACAAAAATCACAAGCCTAA
- a CDS encoding glycosyltransferase family 39 protein, which produces MRRLFQPSLTFTSLLALSIWLLVLWQLPYLELQPYDEGYYALRTKAILYFNCWLDQSDYAIGGFYSASHPPLYIWLAALSAKVVGMGEFAFRLPSWLAACLFLTTLVQVAKRSDLPHTPLYALVVAGFLPLVLWYARLAQLDMLLMWLSMLQVYFFQRYEQSGRLWHAAAAGLVLGGALMTKVLVGLFPALAIGLCEGYRIWTKQITCKNALRALLLFYALGLSVAMLWFAWICAQHPGYFEQYISWFVADRVQRNQMLSQHRTGVFYYLNVVLTRIPLAALSMLWFWAFWRQPHVRKPYRVRWLIWLLLTASVLSLSQTKLLWYTLLFLPPLILMAAESLSLLLNVPNEHHLVKLIALSALFLSCIWSLLQPFHRAVLEAILNQDWLVMLGIVAVLAAALAAGALVHIALRREQTRAVLLTLLILTSTCVAIWSAVNGLAFVQTYHGAKSASEFVHQSKPACLIHLVPPARIGDQRFNPQFSYYFDGIDVDTMKWGAMMRYVRLPVTAAAALRDTLAAEPSCAIVLEKTVLSSERLQLQTVNELEWTAHLLQLVKVLDTPNYAVYVPQPQSFFMRQSSQPNPVLRNGGGL; this is translated from the coding sequence ATGCGAAGGCTATTTCAGCCATCTCTGACTTTTACCTCCTTACTTGCACTGTCGATATGGCTGCTTGTGCTATGGCAACTGCCTTACTTGGAACTTCAGCCTTACGATGAAGGCTACTACGCTCTGCGCACGAAAGCCATCCTTTACTTCAATTGCTGGCTTGACCAAAGCGACTATGCCATCGGCGGATTTTACTCTGCGTCTCACCCACCGCTCTACATCTGGCTTGCTGCACTCTCGGCGAAGGTGGTTGGAATGGGAGAGTTTGCTTTTCGCTTGCCGTCGTGGCTTGCTGCCTGCCTTTTTTTGACAACGCTGGTGCAGGTTGCAAAACGGTCAGATTTACCACATACCCCGCTTTATGCGCTAGTTGTAGCAGGCTTTTTGCCACTGGTGCTCTGGTATGCTCGCCTTGCTCAGCTTGATATGTTGCTGATGTGGCTTTCCATGCTTCAAGTTTATTTTTTCCAGCGCTATGAACAGTCCGGTCGCCTCTGGCATGCTGCAGCGGCTGGATTGGTGCTTGGCGGCGCTTTGATGACGAAAGTGCTGGTTGGACTTTTTCCTGCGCTTGCAATTGGTCTGTGTGAAGGCTATCGCATTTGGACAAAGCAAATTACCTGCAAGAATGCTTTGCGTGCCTTACTACTGTTCTATGCTCTTGGACTTTCAGTGGCGATGCTATGGTTTGCGTGGATATGTGCTCAGCATCCGGGATATTTTGAGCAGTATATCTCATGGTTTGTGGCCGACCGAGTGCAGCGCAATCAAATGCTGTCGCAGCATCGCACAGGGGTCTTTTACTATCTCAATGTAGTGCTCACGCGTATCCCTTTGGCTGCGCTGAGTATGCTTTGGTTCTGGGCATTTTGGCGGCAACCGCATGTTCGTAAGCCCTATCGTGTGAGATGGCTTATCTGGCTACTGCTTACCGCATCGGTGCTATCGCTTTCGCAAACCAAGCTCCTTTGGTACACGCTGCTTTTTTTGCCACCCCTGATATTGATGGCTGCAGAATCCTTATCCTTGCTACTGAATGTGCCTAACGAGCACCACTTGGTGAAGCTAATCGCATTGAGCGCACTGTTTCTATCCTGCATTTGGTCGCTCTTGCAACCCTTTCACCGCGCAGTGCTTGAAGCGATACTCAATCAGGATTGGCTGGTCATGCTGGGCATAGTGGCTGTGCTGGCTGCAGCGCTGGCAGCGGGTGCTTTGGTGCACATAGCTTTGCGTCGTGAGCAAACGCGCGCAGTGCTTCTTACCTTGCTTATCTTGACCAGCACCTGTGTTGCAATATGGAGTGCAGTCAATGGATTAGCATTTGTGCAAACTTATCACGGGGCAAAGTCCGCATCGGAGTTTGTGCACCAGTCTAAGCCCGCCTGTCTCATTCACCTTGTGCCTCCTGCGCGCATTGGAGACCAGCGTTTTAATCCACAGTTCAGCTACTACTTTGATGGGATTGACGTGGATACTATGAAGTGGGGCGCAATGATGCGCTATGTGCGGTTGCCTGTCACTGCTGCTGCAGCGCTTCGAGATACACTTGCAGCAGAGCCATCGTGCGCAATTGTGCTCGAAAAGACTGTTCTTTCCAGCGAAAGACTGCAGCTACAAACCGTCAATGAGTTAGAATGGACTGCCCACCTGCTCCAGCTTGTGAAGGTCTTGGACACCCCCAACTACGCTGTCTATGTGCCACAGCCACAGTCGTTTTTCATGCGCCAGTCAAGCCAACCCAACCCTGTTTTGCGCAATGGAGGCGGGCTATGA
- a CDS encoding extracellular solute-binding protein, whose translation MLHIFRIPVHLWLIGLLASCQTPAKDKVVVYSPHGKEMLSYFEQAFEAAYPTVDVVWLDMGSQSIFDRIQTERENPQADVWWGGPKELFVLADSLGLLEPYTPSWASALSPEYKSPRHTWHATHRTAEGIMYNTELLSPDAVPKEWDDLLDRRWQRQIIIRDPVQSGTMQTIFAAMIEKERVRTGSVDSGFAWLEKLHANTKSYAADPTQLFLKLARGEALLTLWNLNDALLQSRLNRFPFGFILPESGTVFAIEGIAIVKGAKHLENAKRFYEFVTSPESLHIQAERFYRIPARSDLKLNVDWLKGLSLKPLLSQTDYLERHQRAWLKRWQEEIRPKSLE comes from the coding sequence ATGCTACACATCTTTCGTATACCCGTGCACCTTTGGCTAATCGGACTTTTAGCCAGTTGCCAGACCCCTGCCAAAGACAAGGTTGTGGTCTACTCGCCACACGGCAAAGAAATGCTCTCTTACTTCGAGCAAGCTTTTGAGGCAGCCTATCCAACTGTAGATGTCGTCTGGCTCGATATGGGGTCGCAGAGCATCTTTGACCGCATTCAGACTGAGCGAGAAAATCCACAGGCTGATGTGTGGTGGGGTGGTCCTAAAGAGCTGTTTGTGCTTGCGGATTCGTTAGGGCTGCTGGAACCTTATACGCCGTCATGGGCTTCTGCCTTGTCTCCTGAATACAAGTCGCCTCGTCACACTTGGCACGCCACGCATCGGACGGCAGAAGGCATTATGTACAACACAGAACTCCTTTCGCCAGATGCTGTGCCCAAAGAGTGGGACGACCTTTTGGATAGACGCTGGCAGCGTCAAATCATCATTCGTGACCCTGTGCAATCAGGCACAATGCAGACCATCTTTGCAGCAATGATTGAAAAGGAGCGCGTGCGCACTGGGTCGGTCGACTCTGGCTTTGCGTGGCTAGAAAAGCTGCATGCTAATACGAAAAGCTATGCAGCTGACCCAACACAGCTTTTTTTGAAACTCGCTCGTGGCGAGGCGTTGCTCACACTCTGGAACCTAAATGATGCCCTTTTGCAATCTCGCTTGAATCGATTTCCATTTGGTTTTATTCTCCCTGAAAGCGGCACCGTTTTCGCTATTGAGGGCATTGCAATTGTAAAGGGCGCAAAGCACTTGGAGAATGCAAAGCGATTCTATGAGTTCGTCACTTCCCCAGAAAGTCTACACATTCAAGCGGAACGCTTCTACCGCATTCCTGCTCGCAGTGACTTGAAGCTAAATGTGGACTGGCTGAAAGGTTTATCGCTTAAACCACTTCTGTCGCAAACCGATTACCTCGAGCGCCATCAGCGCGCTTGGCTCAAACGCTGGCAAGAAGAAATTCGCCCCAAAAGTCTGGAGTAG
- the dnaE gene encoding DNA polymerase III subunit alpha, with protein sequence MTPNFIHLHTHTHYSMLSSPILPAELFQKCLDLGMNAVAVTDHASLFNMPELFSEAKKVSEKCGQPFKLIVGAELFIAPTSRHDKSTTEVHHLNVLVKNRIGYKNLCKILSIAAREGFYYRPRADRETLFTHAEGLICTTSCDRGELAKLVLRGDEAGAEAFIKAHKEVFGDDFYIELERHNAPEDARLNAHLIRLATKWDVKLVATNDVHYLEKKDAPIQEVMLAMKSKATLSSSKRMKFPTDEFYLKSPEEMAALFDNSHNELSHTLEIAEKCEFHFKDSNPQLPLFKLPEGFKDDADYLRYLTYQGAARKYGDLDALGERGKQIRERIEYELTTIAKMGFSSYFLIVSDLIAASRRQGYSVGPGRGSVAGSIVAYLTDITRVEPLQYDLLFERFLNPERISMPDIDIDFTPVGKQKVLEYTIDRYGEQSVAKVVAISTLGAKAVIKDVGRVLEIPLEEVTRITKLVPSKPIGAALRDFVYGKRDKHGNLEIEPVKELQDLLKSPDVRIRKLMEYSLALEGRARNVSVHAAGVVITNGCVDDYVPLYISDKVEAEERRYADEEPEEIELSSTGFKSKDEKQVVTQFDKDWIEKAGLLKIDYLGLETLAVIDEALRLIEKRHKVTIDLESLPMDDMKTYKIFQDGKMAGIFQFESPGMQSYMMQLRPTCIDDIIAMNALYRPGPMDLIPRYIERKHGREAIEYPHPLLEPILKSTYGIPVYQEQVMQMAQVMAGYTLGGADILRRAMGKKEKDKMAQEREKFVKGAAERGISEAKANEVFDMMEKFAGYGFNKSHAAAYGILAYWTAYLKAHYTAEFMCAVLNSEAGDAERMKLLTDEVRSMGIKILPPSLNKSDALSTVEDLPNGRTAIRIGFSAIKHVGSAAKEIVAARKRRRKSFKNLFDFCASVDLRVINRKAIECLIEAGAMDEFGVGRATLLQNLERAIEFGQKQNRRTTLGQEGFFNDEQFLGSEEAAYPELVKAEEWSDSERLRREVALIGFYVSTHPLDAYRRDWEAFATLKLGSKTFEPKRLYRIIGVLTELKKHLDKKGNPMLFGTIEDFEGKADLTAFASVYERFEKDFQKDAVVMLIAEAERKDNQTKLLVQEVIPIRKVRDKFLQRVVLRLDADDAESLAKAQAVKEICDMHRGSVPIDFEVCYSENGKAARMRLFARRATVDPDNEVLEKLEHALGAGAVWLSS encoded by the coding sequence ATGACGCCGAACTTCATTCATCTTCATACCCATACACATTACTCTATGCTGAGCAGTCCCATTCTGCCAGCCGAACTGTTTCAGAAATGCCTTGACTTAGGAATGAACGCAGTGGCGGTAACTGACCATGCGTCGCTGTTCAATATGCCGGAGCTATTTAGTGAGGCAAAGAAAGTCTCTGAAAAGTGTGGTCAGCCTTTCAAGCTCATCGTTGGAGCGGAGCTATTTATTGCGCCTACATCACGCCACGACAAAAGCACCACCGAAGTGCACCACTTAAATGTGCTGGTGAAAAATCGGATAGGCTACAAGAACCTATGCAAAATTCTCTCCATTGCAGCACGGGAAGGGTTTTATTACCGCCCCCGTGCAGACCGTGAAACGCTCTTCACACACGCCGAAGGGCTAATTTGCACCACTTCTTGTGACCGTGGTGAACTGGCTAAGCTGGTGCTGAGGGGCGATGAAGCAGGTGCGGAGGCATTTATCAAAGCACATAAGGAAGTGTTCGGCGATGATTTCTACATTGAGCTCGAGCGACACAACGCACCCGAAGACGCACGCCTAAATGCGCACCTTATCCGACTGGCTACGAAATGGGACGTGAAACTGGTTGCGACCAACGATGTGCACTACTTGGAGAAAAAAGATGCGCCCATTCAAGAAGTAATGCTGGCAATGAAGAGCAAAGCAACGCTCTCTTCCAGCAAACGAATGAAGTTTCCAACCGATGAATTTTACCTCAAATCCCCCGAAGAAATGGCTGCACTTTTCGACAACAGCCACAATGAACTGTCGCACACGCTGGAAATTGCCGAGAAGTGTGAGTTTCACTTCAAAGATAGCAACCCCCAACTGCCGCTCTTCAAATTACCCGAAGGATTCAAAGATGACGCGGACTATCTGCGCTACCTCACCTATCAAGGTGCTGCACGCAAATATGGCGACCTTGATGCACTAGGCGAGCGTGGCAAGCAAATTCGTGAGCGCATTGAGTATGAACTGACCACGATTGCCAAAATGGGCTTTAGCTCCTACTTCCTGATTGTGAGCGACCTTATCGCCGCCTCGCGTCGACAAGGCTACTCGGTAGGGCCTGGACGGGGCTCGGTCGCAGGTAGCATTGTAGCCTATCTAACGGATATCACCCGTGTGGAGCCGCTCCAGTATGACCTGCTCTTCGAGCGTTTTCTCAATCCTGAGCGCATCTCAATGCCCGACATTGACATTGATTTTACACCTGTAGGCAAGCAAAAAGTCTTGGAATACACGATTGATCGCTACGGTGAGCAAAGCGTGGCAAAAGTGGTGGCGATTTCAACCTTAGGTGCCAAAGCAGTTATCAAAGATGTTGGACGAGTCTTGGAAATTCCTCTCGAGGAAGTGACGCGGATTACAAAATTAGTGCCCAGCAAGCCGATTGGGGCAGCGTTGCGCGACTTTGTCTATGGCAAGCGTGACAAGCACGGTAACCTTGAAATTGAGCCTGTTAAAGAGCTGCAGGACTTGCTTAAAAGTCCTGATGTGCGCATTCGAAAACTGATGGAATATTCGCTGGCGCTGGAAGGACGAGCGCGCAATGTGTCAGTGCATGCAGCAGGCGTGGTCATCACCAATGGATGTGTCGATGACTACGTGCCACTCTACATTTCCGACAAGGTGGAAGCCGAAGAGCGCCGCTACGCTGATGAAGAACCCGAAGAAATCGAGCTGAGCAGCACCGGCTTCAAAAGCAAGGATGAAAAGCAGGTCGTAACGCAGTTCGATAAAGACTGGATTGAAAAAGCAGGGCTACTTAAAATTGACTATCTTGGCTTAGAGACGCTGGCCGTGATTGATGAAGCCTTGCGGCTCATTGAAAAGCGGCACAAAGTTACTATTGATTTGGAAAGCCTGCCAATGGACGATATGAAGACCTACAAAATTTTTCAGGACGGCAAAATGGCAGGCATTTTCCAGTTTGAATCGCCTGGCATGCAAAGCTATATGATGCAACTGCGCCCCACATGCATTGATGACATTATTGCAATGAATGCGCTCTACCGCCCAGGTCCGATGGACTTGATTCCACGCTACATCGAGCGCAAGCACGGCCGTGAAGCCATTGAGTATCCGCATCCCTTGCTCGAGCCGATTTTAAAGTCCACCTACGGCATCCCAGTCTATCAAGAGCAAGTGATGCAGATGGCGCAGGTGATGGCGGGCTACACGCTCGGCGGGGCGGACATTCTGCGGCGTGCAATGGGCAAAAAGGAAAAAGACAAGATGGCACAGGAACGTGAAAAGTTCGTAAAAGGCGCAGCCGAGCGCGGCATCTCTGAGGCCAAAGCAAATGAAGTCTTTGATATGATGGAAAAATTTGCTGGCTACGGCTTCAATAAATCGCATGCAGCAGCCTATGGGATTTTGGCATACTGGACAGCGTATCTCAAAGCGCATTACACCGCAGAGTTTATGTGTGCGGTGCTGAACAGCGAAGCAGGTGACGCAGAACGAATGAAATTGCTCACCGATGAAGTGCGGTCAATGGGTATCAAGATTTTGCCGCCGAGCCTGAACAAAAGCGACGCACTCTCAACTGTCGAAGACTTGCCAAACGGGCGCACAGCAATTCGCATTGGTTTTTCAGCCATCAAGCACGTAGGCAGTGCAGCAAAAGAGATTGTAGCAGCTCGCAAACGCCGCAGGAAATCTTTCAAAAACTTGTTTGACTTCTGTGCGTCGGTAGATTTGCGCGTGATCAATCGAAAGGCTATTGAGTGCCTGATTGAAGCAGGTGCAATGGACGAGTTCGGGGTAGGGCGGGCTACGCTCTTGCAGAACCTCGAGCGCGCTATAGAGTTTGGACAAAAGCAGAATAGGCGCACCACTTTGGGGCAAGAGGGCTTTTTTAACGATGAGCAGTTTCTCGGCTCGGAAGAGGCTGCATACCCAGAGCTGGTAAAAGCCGAAGAGTGGAGCGATTCAGAGCGACTGCGCCGTGAAGTGGCGCTTATTGGTTTCTATGTGTCCACACACCCGCTCGATGCCTATCGCCGTGATTGGGAAGCCTTTGCTACACTCAAGCTCGGCAGCAAAACCTTTGAGCCGAAGCGACTCTATCGCATTATTGGCGTGCTCACCGAGCTGAAAAAGCATCTGGACAAAAAAGGCAATCCAATGCTTTTTGGCACGATTGAAGACTTCGAAGGTAAGGCAGACCTAACCGCATTCGCCAGCGTGTATGAACGCTTCGAGAAAGACTTCCAGAAAGATGCGGTTGTGATGCTAATTGCTGAGGCAGAGCGCAAAGACAATCAAACCAAACTCTTGGTGCAAGAAGTGATTCCTATTCGGAAAGTGCGCGATAAGTTTCTCCAGCGTGTGGTGTTGCGACTAGACGCAGACGATGCGGAAAGTCTTGCCAAAGCCCAAGCGGTAAAAGAAATTTGCGACATGCATCGAGGCAGCGTCCCAATTGATTTTGAAGTATGCTACTCGGAGAACGGCAAAGCCGCACGAATGCGGCTCTTTGCACGCAGAGCAACCGTTGACCCCGACAATGAGGTTTTGGAGAAACTTGAACATGCCTTAGGTGCAGGGGCAGTTTGGCTATCATCATAA